The following nucleotide sequence is from Streptomyces sp. NBC_00239.
ACGCGGTCGAGCTGCGCACCCAGCTGGCCGCCTACCTCACCCGTACGGCCGGGCACCCGGTCGCCATGGAGAACGTCTGGGCCGCCAACGGCTCCAACGAGGTCATCCAGCAGCTGCTGCAGACCTTCGGCGGGCCCGGCCGCACGGCCATCGGCTTCGAGCCCTCGTACTCGATGCACGCCCTGATCGCGCGCGGCACCGGCACCGGCTGGATCTCCGGACCGCGCCGCGACGACTTCACCATCGACGTGACCGCCGCCGAGCAGGCCATCGCCGAGAACGCCCCCGACGTCGTCTTCATCACCTCGCCCAACAACCCCACGGGCACGGCGGTCGACAGCGAGACGGTCCTCGCCCTCTACGAGGCCGCGCAGGCCGCGAAGCCCTCGCTCGTGGTCGTCGACGAGGCGTACGTCGAGTTCAGCCACGGGGACTCGCTCCTCCCGCTGATCGAGGGCCGCCCCAACCTGGTGGTCTCCCGGACCATGTCCAAGGCCTTCGGCGCGGCCGGCCTGCGCCTGGGCTACCTGGCCGCGCACCCCGCCGTCGTGGACGCCGTACAGCTGGTCCGGCTGCCGTACCACCTGTCCGCGGTCACCCAGGCCACCGCGCTGGCCGCCCTGGAGCACACCGACACCCTCCTGGGGTACGTCGAACAGCTCAAGACCGAGCGGGACCGGCTGGTCGCGGAACTGCGCGCCATCGGCTACGAGGTCACCGAGTCCGACGCGAACTTCGTGCAGTTCGGGATGTTCGCGGACTCCCACACCGCCTGGCAGCAGATCCTCGACCGGGGCGTCCTGGTCCGGGACAACGGAGTACCCGGATGGCTGCGGGTCACCGCGGGCACGCCGGCGGAGAACGACGCGTTCCTGGAAGCGGTTCGCGCACTGAAGAAGGAGCAGCAGGCATGAGCCGCATCGGACGGGTCGAACGCACCACCAAGGAGACCTCGGTCCTCGTCGAGATAGACCTCGACGGCACCGGGAAGGTCGACGTGTCGACCGGCGTGGGCTTCTACGACCACATGCTCGACCAGCTCGGCCGCCACGGCCTCTTCGACCTCACGGTCAAGACCGACGGCGACCTGCACATCGACTCGCACCACACCATCGAGGACACCGCCCTCGCGCTCGGCGCCGCCTTCAAGCAGGCCCTCGGCGACAAGGTCGGCATCTACCGGTTCGGCAACTGCACCGTGCCGCTCGACGAGTCCCTCGCCCAGGTGACCGTCGACCTCTCGGGCCGCCCGTACCTCGTGCACACCGAGCCCGAGAACATGGCGCCGATGATCGGCTCGTACGACACGACGATGACCCGGCACATCCTGGAGTCGTTCGTCGCACAGGCCCAGATCGCCCTGCACGTCCACGTCCCGTACGGCCGCAACGCCCACCACATCGTGGAATGCCAGTTCAAGGCCCTGGCCCGCGCGCTTCGCTACGCCAGCGAGCGCGACACCCGTGCCGAAGGCATCCTCCCCTCCACGAAGGGCGCGCTCTAACCGTGACCGGTCTCTCCACCATCCTGATCGTCGTCGGCCTCTTCCTGGCCGGCGGCGTCTACTCCTTCAAGAAGCAGAAGATGCCCCGCGGCGTCGTCGTTCTGCTCGCCATCGGCTCCATGATGTGTCTGGCAGCCGGAGTCCTGCGGATCCAAGGAATCTGGGCATGAGCGCCTCATCCGGCAAGAGGGCCACCAAGAAGGTCGTCGTCTTCGACTACGGCTTCGGCAACGTGCGCTCCGCCGAGCGCGCCCTCGCCCGCGTCGGCGCCGACGTCGAGATCACCCGCGACTACGACAAGGCCATGGACGCCGACGGCCTGCTGGTCCCCGGCGTCGGCGCCTTCGCCGCCTGCATGAAGGGCCTCAAGGACGCGCGCGGCGACTGGATCGTCGGCCGCAGGCTCTCCGGCGGCCGCCCCGTCATGGGCATCTGCGTCGGCATGCAGATCCTCTTCGAGCGCGGCATCGAGCACGGCGTCGAGACCGAAGGCCTCGACGAGTGGCCCGGCACGGTCGAACCGCTGCGCGCCCCGATCGTCCCCCACATGGGCTGGAACACCGTCGACGCGCCCGCCGACTCCCAGGCCTTCGCCGGCCTGGACGACGACGCCCGCTTCTACTTCGTGCACTCCTACGCGGTCCGCGACTGGACCCTGGAGATCACCAACCCGGCGATCCGCGCCCCCAAGGTCACCTGGGCCACCCACGGCGAACCCTTCGTCGCGGCCGTGGAGAACCGTGCCCTGTGGGCCACCCAGTTCCACCCCGAAAAGTCCGGCGACGCCGGCGCCCAGCTGCTCACCAACTGGATCGAGACCCTCTGATGACCGTGAACACGCTCGAACTCCTCCCCGCCGTGGACGTCCGCGACGGCCAGGCGGTCCGCCTCGTGCACGGTGCGTCCGGCAGCGAGACCTCGTACG
It contains:
- a CDS encoding histidinol-phosphate transaminase, producing the protein MSGDTPERTIGIDDLPVRDELRGKIPYGAPQLDVPVQLNTNENPYPLPEPLVRRIAERVAEAARGLNRYPDRDAVELRTQLAAYLTRTAGHPVAMENVWAANGSNEVIQQLLQTFGGPGRTAIGFEPSYSMHALIARGTGTGWISGPRRDDFTIDVTAAEQAIAENAPDVVFITSPNNPTGTAVDSETVLALYEAAQAAKPSLVVVDEAYVEFSHGDSLLPLIEGRPNLVVSRTMSKAFGAAGLRLGYLAAHPAVVDAVQLVRLPYHLSAVTQATALAALEHTDTLLGYVEQLKTERDRLVAELRAIGYEVTESDANFVQFGMFADSHTAWQQILDRGVLVRDNGVPGWLRVTAGTPAENDAFLEAVRALKKEQQA
- the hisB gene encoding imidazoleglycerol-phosphate dehydratase HisB translates to MSRIGRVERTTKETSVLVEIDLDGTGKVDVSTGVGFYDHMLDQLGRHGLFDLTVKTDGDLHIDSHHTIEDTALALGAAFKQALGDKVGIYRFGNCTVPLDESLAQVTVDLSGRPYLVHTEPENMAPMIGSYDTTMTRHILESFVAQAQIALHVHVPYGRNAHHIVECQFKALARALRYASERDTRAEGILPSTKGAL
- the hisH gene encoding imidazole glycerol phosphate synthase subunit HisH, which produces MSASSGKRATKKVVVFDYGFGNVRSAERALARVGADVEITRDYDKAMDADGLLVPGVGAFAACMKGLKDARGDWIVGRRLSGGRPVMGICVGMQILFERGIEHGVETEGLDEWPGTVEPLRAPIVPHMGWNTVDAPADSQAFAGLDDDARFYFVHSYAVRDWTLEITNPAIRAPKVTWATHGEPFVAAVENRALWATQFHPEKSGDAGAQLLTNWIETL